A region from the Aegilops tauschii subsp. strangulata cultivar AL8/78 chromosome 5, Aet v6.0, whole genome shotgun sequence genome encodes:
- the LOC109781812 gene encoding VAN3-binding protein isoform X1 gives MNGSGRASARGGGDRLPPEPQRDPLEFLSRSWSASAADVSRAFAAAPAAGAIAEDIAGELDDAASAGTGTGSSFSFASAATSQLIMDRIMSHSQEVSPLTSGRLSHSSGPLNGGGSFSDSPPVSPDVDDSRMQFCRAVSTPKAQPPRGGSKTVGRWLKDKKEKRKEETRAHNAQVHAAVTVAAVAAAVAAAAAATAGSGGKDDRAARTDMAMASAATLVAAQCVEAAESMGAEREHLAAAVGSAVNARTPGDIVTITAAAATALRGAATLRARVQKEAWNVAAVIPVEKGSMGMGGHGHGHKHGATQRQLQQQQPHHKVQEMGSSNSSSFSDDLPAVDQDENNFLGICCQDLLARGIELLKRTRKGSLHWKVVSVYINRTGVVMLKMKSRHVAGTITKKKKSVVVDVCRDLAAWPGRHLLEGGEHRRYFGLRTAEHRVIEFECASQREHDMWTKGVARLLAIVDGRKRFA, from the exons ATGAACGGTTCCGGCAGGGCGagcgcgcggggcggcggggatCGCCTGCCGCCGGAGCCGCAGCGCGATCCGCTCGAGTTCCTCTCCCGCTCCTGGAGCGCGTCCGCCGCCGACGTCTCCCGCGCGTTCGCCGCCGCGCCGGCGGCCGGCGCCATCGCGGAGGACATCGCCGGGGAGCTCGACGACGCCGCGAGCGCCGGCACCGGCACCGGCAGCTCCTTCTCCTTCGCATCTGCGGCCACCTCGCAGCTCATCATGGACCGGATCATGTCCCACTCG CAAGAGGTGTCGCCGCTGACCTCCGGCCGCCTCTCCCACAGCAGCGGGCCCCTCAACGGCGGCGGCTCGTTCTCCGACAGCCCGCCCGTCTCGCCGGATGTCGACGACAGCAGG ATGCAGTTTTGCAGGGCAGTGAGCACGCCCAAGGCGCAGCCACCGCGGGGCGGCAGCAAGACGGTGGGCCGGTGGCTCAAGGACAAGAaggagaagaggaaggaggagacCAGGGCGCACAACGCGCAGGTCCACGCCGCCGTCACAGTGGCGGCCGTggccgctgccgtcgccgccgcggccgccgccaCCGCGGGGTCCGGCGGTAAAGACGATCGCGCCGCGCGCACCGACATGGCGATGGCGTCCGCAGCCACGCTGGTCGCCGCGCAGTGCGTGGAGGCGGCTGAGTCCATGGGCGCCGAGCGCgagcacctcgccgccgccgtcggctCGGCGGTCAACGCCAGGACCCCCGGCGACATCGTCACCatcacggccgccgccgccactg CGTTACGAGGCGCGGCGACGCTGAGGGCGAGGGTGCAGAAGGAGGCGTGGAACGTCGCTGCGGTGATCCCGGTGGAGAAGGGCTCCATGGGAATGGGAGGTCACGGCCACGGCCACAAGCACGGCGCCACCCAGAGGCagctgcagcagcagcagccgcatCACAAGGTGCAGGAGATgggcagcagcaacagcagcagcttcaGCGACGACCTGCCGGCGGTCGATCAGGACGAGAACAACTTCCTCGGCATCTGCTGCCAAGACCTGCTCGCCCGCGGCATCGAGCTCCTCAAGCGCACCCGCAAAG GATCGTTGCATTGGAAGGTCGTATCAGTGTACATCAACCGGACGGGCGTG GTGATGCTGAAGATGAAGAGCAGGCATGTCGCCGGGACCAtaaccaagaagaagaaga GCGTGGTGGTGGACGTGTGCAGGGACCTGGCGGCGTGGCCGGGGCGGCACCTGCTGGAGGGCGGCGAGCACCGGCGCTACTTCGGCCTGCGCACGGCGGAGCACCGGGTGATCGAGTTCGAGTGCGCGAGCCAGAGGGAGCACGACATGTGGACCAAGGGCGTGGCGCGCCTCCTCGCCATCGTCGACGGCCGCAAGCGCTTCGCATGA
- the LOC109781812 gene encoding VAN3-binding protein isoform X2: protein MNGSGRASARGGGDRLPPEPQRDPLEFLSRSWSASAADVSRAFAAAPAAGAIAEDIAGELDDAASAGTGTGSSFSFASAATSQLIMDRIMSHSQEVSPLTSGRLSHSSGPLNGGGSFSDSPPVSPDVDDSRFCRAVSTPKAQPPRGGSKTVGRWLKDKKEKRKEETRAHNAQVHAAVTVAAVAAAVAAAAAATAGSGGKDDRAARTDMAMASAATLVAAQCVEAAESMGAEREHLAAAVGSAVNARTPGDIVTITAAAATALRGAATLRARVQKEAWNVAAVIPVEKGSMGMGGHGHGHKHGATQRQLQQQQPHHKVQEMGSSNSSSFSDDLPAVDQDENNFLGICCQDLLARGIELLKRTRKGSLHWKVVSVYINRTGVVMLKMKSRHVAGTITKKKKSVVVDVCRDLAAWPGRHLLEGGEHRRYFGLRTAEHRVIEFECASQREHDMWTKGVARLLAIVDGRKRFA from the exons ATGAACGGTTCCGGCAGGGCGagcgcgcggggcggcggggatCGCCTGCCGCCGGAGCCGCAGCGCGATCCGCTCGAGTTCCTCTCCCGCTCCTGGAGCGCGTCCGCCGCCGACGTCTCCCGCGCGTTCGCCGCCGCGCCGGCGGCCGGCGCCATCGCGGAGGACATCGCCGGGGAGCTCGACGACGCCGCGAGCGCCGGCACCGGCACCGGCAGCTCCTTCTCCTTCGCATCTGCGGCCACCTCGCAGCTCATCATGGACCGGATCATGTCCCACTCG CAAGAGGTGTCGCCGCTGACCTCCGGCCGCCTCTCCCACAGCAGCGGGCCCCTCAACGGCGGCGGCTCGTTCTCCGACAGCCCGCCCGTCTCGCCGGATGTCGACGACAGCAGG TTTTGCAGGGCAGTGAGCACGCCCAAGGCGCAGCCACCGCGGGGCGGCAGCAAGACGGTGGGCCGGTGGCTCAAGGACAAGAaggagaagaggaaggaggagacCAGGGCGCACAACGCGCAGGTCCACGCCGCCGTCACAGTGGCGGCCGTggccgctgccgtcgccgccgcggccgccgccaCCGCGGGGTCCGGCGGTAAAGACGATCGCGCCGCGCGCACCGACATGGCGATGGCGTCCGCAGCCACGCTGGTCGCCGCGCAGTGCGTGGAGGCGGCTGAGTCCATGGGCGCCGAGCGCgagcacctcgccgccgccgtcggctCGGCGGTCAACGCCAGGACCCCCGGCGACATCGTCACCatcacggccgccgccgccactg CGTTACGAGGCGCGGCGACGCTGAGGGCGAGGGTGCAGAAGGAGGCGTGGAACGTCGCTGCGGTGATCCCGGTGGAGAAGGGCTCCATGGGAATGGGAGGTCACGGCCACGGCCACAAGCACGGCGCCACCCAGAGGCagctgcagcagcagcagccgcatCACAAGGTGCAGGAGATgggcagcagcaacagcagcagcttcaGCGACGACCTGCCGGCGGTCGATCAGGACGAGAACAACTTCCTCGGCATCTGCTGCCAAGACCTGCTCGCCCGCGGCATCGAGCTCCTCAAGCGCACCCGCAAAG GATCGTTGCATTGGAAGGTCGTATCAGTGTACATCAACCGGACGGGCGTG GTGATGCTGAAGATGAAGAGCAGGCATGTCGCCGGGACCAtaaccaagaagaagaaga GCGTGGTGGTGGACGTGTGCAGGGACCTGGCGGCGTGGCCGGGGCGGCACCTGCTGGAGGGCGGCGAGCACCGGCGCTACTTCGGCCTGCGCACGGCGGAGCACCGGGTGATCGAGTTCGAGTGCGCGAGCCAGAGGGAGCACGACATGTGGACCAAGGGCGTGGCGCGCCTCCTCGCCATCGTCGACGGCCGCAAGCGCTTCGCATGA